The Candidatus Schekmanbacteria bacterium genome contains the following window.
TCAATAAAACAATTTAAAGCTTTTTCTGCTGCTGCTTTGGAGATATTGGCTGCTTTAGCCATTTCTGCTACAAGATCTCCTTTGTTCATGATACCTCCTTTTCAGGTTAGTGGTAAGGGTGAATTTCTAATAAAATTATAAGTCTGAAATCCTTGCCTGTCAATAGATTTCGATGATTTAATATCTTTTTTCCCCGATTTTATAAGGGATTTTGTATTTTGTCATTTTGTTATTCTTCTACAATCCTTATTTTACAGGGAGATTTCCGAATGAGATAATCTACGGATGAGCCGTAAATGAATCTTGAGATTTTAGATTTTTTGCTTCTTGTCAGAATTACAAGATCCGGTAAAACTTCTTCGATTTTCTTTAAAGCTTCTTCTGCAAAATCTCCTCGTTCAATAAACACGGAATATGAAATTTCCTTATTTTTCATTTGTGCTTCTATATTTTCTATCAATGCATATCCTCTTTGCCGGTATTCTCTCAATATTGTTTCATAAAGTTCTTTTGATTGTCTTTCAGGCAAAAGGTCTGTCTCTCGCATCTTTTCAAAAACGAGGTCGGGGATATTGACATCGATGATGAAAAGAATTTCAATTTCTGCATTATTCTCAATTGCTTTTTCAATGGCATAATCGACAGCTCTTGGTGATTGCCTTGTTGACGAGAGAATAAGCATTATTTTTTTAAGTTTTTCTTCCATCAATAAATAAGTCCTATAAAGGGCCAATAGATTTTTGATATAAGAATAACATTTAAAAGTGATATTATTGTAAGGATAAAACCGGGTAATA
Protein-coding sequences here:
- a CDS encoding universal stress protein produces the protein MEEKLKKIMLILSSTRQSPRAVDYAIEKAIENNAEIEILFIIDVNIPDLVFEKMRETDLLPERQSKELYETILREYRQRGYALIENIEAQMKNKEISYSVFIERGDFAEEALKKIEEVLPDLVILTRSKKSKISRFIYGSSVDYLIRKSPCKIRIVEE